The following coding sequences are from one Candidatus Zixiibacteriota bacterium window:
- a CDS encoding metal-dependent hydrolase, which yields MPQVRFLGHSCVTITEGEHRLIIDPFLTDNPQATVSADDIKANYVLVTHGHGDHVGDSVAIAKRNGATVIANFELANLIAKDGCEIHPMHIGGRFDFDFGSVKLTIAHHGGGYGEDASRYTGPPVGFLVTIGGKLIYHPGDTGLFYDMKLIGDMNKIDLAFLPIGDNFTMGIDDAAKAAEFLQAKKVVPFHYSTWPVIEGSPDEFAAKVTCSEVVILKPGESLEL from the coding sequence ATGCCGCAAGTACGATTTCTCGGACACTCCTGTGTCACCATTACGGAAGGGGAGCACCGACTGATAATCGATCCCTTTCTGACCGACAACCCACAAGCGACGGTGAGCGCCGATGACATCAAGGCCAACTACGTGCTCGTCACTCATGGCCACGGCGACCATGTGGGCGACAGCGTCGCTATCGCCAAGCGCAACGGCGCAACAGTGATCGCTAACTTCGAATTGGCCAACCTGATCGCAAAAGATGGCTGCGAAATCCATCCTATGCATATCGGTGGCAGATTCGACTTCGATTTCGGCAGCGTTAAACTGACTATCGCTCACCACGGCGGCGGCTATGGCGAGGATGCCTCACGCTACACCGGCCCGCCGGTTGGTTTTCTGGTGACAATAGGTGGGAAGTTGATCTACCACCCGGGTGACACCGGTCTGTTTTACGACATGAAGCTGATCGGCGACATGAACAAAATCGACCTGGCTTTTCTGCCGATTGGTGACAACTTCACGATGGGCATCGACGACGCCGCCAAGGCCGCCGAGTTCCTGCAGGCCAAAAAGGTGGTGCCATTTCACTATAGCACCTGGCCGGTAATTGAGGGCAGCCCGGATGAATTCGCGGCCAAGGTAACTTGCTCGGAGGTTGTAATCCTGAAACCGGGTGAGTCATTGGAGCTTTAG
- a CDS encoding ABC transporter permease, producing MSIFRLINNWLSNFAYETQSLFFFSLRMIGAFFSRRWYVTETMEQMYVIGVGSLYLVVLTGIFAGQGFAFAFSMELADFGAKNYLGRILAISIIRELGPVLTGLMFAARVSAGITSEIGAMKSAHQIDAMEAFGIDPLKKLAVPRLIALVVMVPVLTIICDAIALLGGWMIAVLVAHVTSTMYWATVRDRLIFGNLLVGILKPIVFSLVIAFMACYKGFTAEGGTKGVGQATTRSVVWTSITILIVNFFITRVVFNWIKGYL from the coding sequence ATGTCCATTTTCCGACTGATAAACAACTGGCTCAGTAACTTCGCCTACGAGACGCAGAGTCTCTTCTTCTTCAGCCTGCGAATGATCGGAGCCTTTTTCTCCAGGCGGTGGTACGTCACAGAGACGATGGAGCAGATGTACGTGATCGGCGTCGGATCGCTCTATCTGGTGGTGCTCACCGGTATATTTGCGGGGCAGGGTTTTGCTTTTGCCTTTTCGATGGAACTGGCCGACTTTGGCGCCAAGAATTACCTGGGACGTATCCTGGCTATCAGTATTATCCGTGAACTCGGTCCGGTTCTGACCGGTCTGATGTTTGCGGCGCGTGTTTCGGCCGGAATCACTTCCGAGATCGGCGCCATGAAGTCGGCCCACCAGATCGATGCCATGGAAGCGTTCGGTATTGATCCCCTGAAGAAGCTGGCCGTACCGAGACTTATCGCACTGGTAGTGATGGTGCCCGTTCTGACGATCATTTGTGATGCCATTGCCCTGCTCGGCGGATGGATGATTGCCGTCCTTGTCGCCCATGTCACTTCCACCATGTACTGGGCGACTGTGCGGGATCGATTGATTTTCGGCAATCTGTTGGTCGGTATTCTGAAGCCGATCGTATTCTCACTGGTGATTGCCTTCATGGCTTGTTACAAAGGTTTCACCGCTGAAGGTGGCACCAAGGGTGTTGGTCAAGCCACTACGCGGTCGGTGGTGTGGACCTCAATAACGATCCTGATCGTCAATTTCTTCATCACCCGCGTTGTCTTCAACTGGATAAAGGGCTACCTATGA
- the rpmA gene encoding 50S ribosomal protein L27 codes for MAHKKGVGSSKNGRDSNGQRRGTKVYGGQAIPAGSIIVRQCGTKIKPGYNVGMGKDCTLFAKVTGVVKFERVGKDRKQVSVYE; via the coding sequence ATGGCTCATAAGAAAGGTGTCGGTTCTTCCAAGAACGGTCGCGACTCAAACGGTCAGCGACGGGGAACCAAAGTATACGGCGGCCAGGCAATCCCGGCCGGATCGATAATCGTGCGCCAGTGCGGCACGAAGATAAAACCCGGCTACAATGTCGGCATGGGCAAAGACTGCACCTTGTTCGCCAAAGTGACCGGCGTGGTCAAGTTCGAACGGGTCGGCAAGGATCGCAAGCAGGTATCCGTTTACGAGTAG
- a CDS encoding UvrD-helicase domain-containing protein encodes MNRLLDDLNEAQRAAVTTTEGPLLIIAGAGSGKTRVLTRRLAHILYERLAEPYQILAVTFTNKAAGEMQQRVASLLGGCIEKLSVSTFHSFCARLLRREAGELGYDTSFTIFDDIDSVSLVKSCITELGVNVNQFAPKAQRRKISNAKNQMTSADVFASSASGYFEETTARIYLLYEKRLRECNGMDFDDLLYNTVLLLKDNKAVGERYRNRFRYVMVDEYQDTNHVQYLMLKHIIGAHHNVCVVGDEDQSIYGWRGADIRNILDFEKDYPGAKVIKLEQNYRSTQTILGAASAVIAHNEARKGKTLHSSGQVGDPVKLLYVDNAETEAAKIVDYIDQGRLDTPLNEMAVLYRTNAQSRAFEEQLRRRNLPYQIVGGIAFYQRKEIKDLLAYLKLIANPLDDVSFQRIINYPKRSLGAKSVGVIMELARRESRSCYQIIANADSYPELAAILRRLMPFVDLVERFRKKHQEMPIDLFAQELVDELKLISILLDEDKTVGRTRVENIEAFIEGAATFARTNGPTTLVDYLESISLYTDLDAYQATEDKVTLLTLHAAKGLEYDSVFIVGLEDGLFPLQRAMDDPMELEEERRLFYVGATRARKRLYLSTASSRFRFGEVMSIPSRFIKEIPEELIDAVNLKTLPTRTHRPTPARSLFGDSTTDAAVPEGVHYEWDNDHAGLRPGRIVQHPTFGRGKIVGADGFGESLRLEIMFTGIGIKKIMAKYARLKVVG; translated from the coding sequence ATGAACCGATTGCTGGACGATCTCAACGAAGCGCAGCGCGCGGCGGTCACCACCACTGAAGGGCCGCTTCTGATAATAGCCGGAGCCGGTTCCGGCAAGACGCGCGTGTTGACCAGACGGCTGGCTCATATACTTTATGAACGGTTGGCTGAGCCGTATCAGATTCTGGCCGTAACCTTCACTAACAAAGCGGCCGGTGAAATGCAACAGCGAGTGGCCTCGCTGCTTGGTGGTTGTATTGAGAAGCTCTCGGTGTCGACCTTTCACTCTTTTTGCGCCCGACTCCTGAGGCGTGAAGCGGGAGAACTGGGCTACGATACGTCGTTCACCATTTTTGATGACATCGATTCGGTCAGCCTGGTCAAGTCCTGCATAACCGAGCTTGGCGTGAATGTCAACCAGTTTGCGCCCAAAGCGCAACGTCGCAAAATATCCAACGCCAAAAACCAAATGACTTCGGCTGATGTCTTCGCCTCATCGGCATCGGGTTACTTTGAAGAGACCACGGCCAGAATATATCTGCTCTACGAAAAACGCCTGCGCGAATGCAACGGCATGGACTTCGACGATCTGCTGTACAACACGGTGCTGCTGCTGAAAGACAATAAGGCAGTCGGCGAGCGCTACCGGAATCGGTTCCGATATGTCATGGTCGACGAATACCAGGACACCAATCATGTCCAGTACCTGATGCTTAAACACATTATCGGAGCCCATCACAACGTCTGCGTCGTCGGCGATGAGGACCAGTCGATCTACGGCTGGCGCGGCGCCGACATTCGCAACATTCTCGATTTTGAAAAAGACTACCCCGGCGCAAAAGTAATCAAGCTGGAACAGAATTACCGGTCAACACAGACGATTTTGGGAGCTGCTTCGGCGGTTATAGCCCACAACGAAGCGCGCAAAGGGAAGACTCTGCACTCGTCAGGACAAGTGGGCGATCCGGTAAAGCTACTATACGTTGACAATGCCGAAACCGAGGCGGCCAAGATCGTGGACTACATTGATCAGGGACGTCTGGACACGCCGCTGAATGAAATGGCCGTGCTCTACCGCACAAATGCTCAGTCGCGCGCCTTTGAGGAACAACTGCGTCGGCGCAATCTTCCGTACCAGATCGTGGGTGGCATCGCCTTCTACCAGCGTAAAGAGATCAAGGATCTTTTGGCCTACTTGAAACTGATCGCAAATCCGCTCGATGACGTTTCATTCCAACGTATCATCAACTATCCCAAGCGGAGTCTCGGGGCCAAGTCGGTCGGCGTTATTATGGAGTTGGCGCGTCGGGAGAGTCGTTCCTGCTATCAGATCATTGCCAATGCGGATTCCTATCCTGAATTGGCGGCCATCTTGAGACGTCTGATGCCGTTTGTGGACCTGGTCGAACGGTTTCGCAAAAAACATCAGGAAATGCCAATCGATCTGTTTGCCCAGGAGTTGGTCGACGAACTGAAACTGATCAGTATCCTCCTGGATGAAGACAAAACTGTCGGACGGACACGCGTGGAGAATATCGAAGCCTTCATCGAAGGCGCCGCGACCTTCGCGCGCACCAACGGTCCCACAACGCTGGTCGACTATCTGGAATCGATCTCGCTGTACACCGATCTCGACGCTTACCAGGCGACTGAGGACAAAGTGACCCTGTTGACGCTGCACGCAGCCAAGGGGCTGGAATACGACAGCGTGTTTATCGTCGGTTTGGAAGATGGTCTCTTCCCGCTGCAACGAGCCATGGATGACCCCATGGAACTCGAAGAGGAGCGGCGTCTTTTCTATGTGGGCGCCACTCGCGCTCGCAAGCGGCTCTATCTTTCCACGGCCAGCAGCCGCTTTCGGTTTGGTGAGGTTATGTCGATACCCTCACGCTTTATCAAAGAGATTCCCGAAGAATTGATCGATGCGGTCAATCTAAAGACATTACCAACCCGGACTCATCGACCGACCCCCGCCCGCAGCCTATTCGGCGATTCAACCACCGACGCGGCCGTTCCGGAGGGCGTACACTACGAATGGGACAACGATCACGCGGGGCTCAGACCGGGACGGATTGTGCAACACCCGACCTTTGGTCGTGGTAAGATCGTCGGGGCTGATGGTTTCGGTGAGTCGTTGCGATTGGAGATCATGTTCACCGGTATCGGTATCAAGAAGATCATGGCCAAGTACGCCCGCCTCAAAGTCGTGGGGTGA
- a CDS encoding protein arginine kinase, with protein MFEEMARTPAAWLSGKGRESLVVLSSRVRLARNVAGCQFPGSADSATRDRIVNYFDSTRARSKLLSEGLYYKATDLSKLDQDFLVERHLISPGFLNGESSKALYIDPQERLSVMVNEEDHLRIQALSPGLDPEGAYKLATTYDAEISGHLEYAYDPDFGYLTACPTNVGTGMRASVLIHLPGLVLTREIDKVISHITRSGLVVRGFYGEGSDVLGNLFQLSNQTTLGVSEDETLRQINRVADEIIENEAGARQRLVNEAADMIEDKIWRAYGILKHARVLTSEEVMNLLSAVRLGHAMKIIDFLDVALVNEILLLSQPSHLQKYYGREMDATRRDFVRAQMVREKLRKFEN; from the coding sequence AAATGGCCCGAACCCCGGCCGCCTGGTTGTCCGGGAAAGGCAGAGAGTCGCTGGTGGTTCTCTCAAGCCGTGTCCGTCTGGCCCGTAATGTCGCCGGGTGTCAGTTTCCCGGGTCGGCCGACAGCGCCACGCGTGATAGGATCGTAAATTACTTCGACTCCACGCGAGCTCGTTCCAAATTGTTGTCGGAGGGACTATACTACAAGGCGACCGACCTGAGCAAACTGGATCAGGATTTCCTGGTCGAGCGTCACCTGATATCTCCCGGCTTTCTTAATGGCGAAAGTTCCAAAGCGCTGTACATCGATCCCCAGGAACGGTTGTCGGTCATGGTCAACGAAGAGGATCATCTGAGAATCCAGGCGCTTTCTCCCGGTCTCGACCCTGAAGGCGCCTACAAATTGGCTACGACCTACGATGCTGAGATTTCCGGCCACCTGGAGTATGCCTACGATCCCGATTTCGGGTATCTCACCGCCTGCCCCACCAACGTCGGCACCGGCATGCGCGCTTCGGTTTTGATACACCTGCCGGGTCTGGTGTTGACACGCGAAATAGACAAAGTCATCTCGCATATCACCCGAAGCGGCCTGGTTGTGCGCGGTTTCTACGGCGAAGGCAGCGATGTGCTGGGGAATCTTTTTCAACTTTCCAACCAGACAACGCTCGGTGTCTCCGAAGATGAAACCTTAAGGCAGATCAACCGAGTGGCCGACGAGATTATCGAGAATGAAGCCGGCGCTCGTCAGCGACTGGTCAACGAGGCGGCCGATATGATCGAAGACAAAATCTGGCGAGCCTATGGGATACTCAAACACGCCCGCGTGCTGACATCCGAAGAGGTCATGAACCTCCTGTCGGCGGTGCGTCTGGGGCACGCCATGAAAATCATCGATTTTCTGGACGTTGCTCTTGTGAATGAAATCCTGCTCTTGTCGCAACCGTCGCACCTGCAAAAATACTACGGTCGTGAGATGGATGCTACCCGTCGTGACTTCGTGCGGGCCCAGATGGTGCGTGAGAAATTGCGGAAGTTCGAGAACTGA
- a CDS encoding ATP-binding cassette domain-containing protein, whose product MIELKQVHFSYGDKPVLNDVTFEIQDSESVVIMGPSGSGKSTVLRLILGLECPNQGEVLVDHKNICRLKQKALREVRKKIGMVFQDGALFDSLTVGENIGYYLIEHTRLPWEEIEERARTMLGFVGLDADDLIDKLPDQLSGGMRRRVAIGRALLSTDPKIMLYDEPTTGLDPYATRNVINLINKLHHERSISSIVVTHQIADAFAVSDRFVVISKGRVAFDGSLEQLRESTDQQVVEFLEPFRSSMEGVVKRKFVDGAV is encoded by the coding sequence ATGATCGAACTGAAGCAGGTACATTTTTCATACGGCGACAAGCCGGTGTTGAACGACGTTACATTTGAGATCCAGGACTCCGAATCGGTGGTAATTATGGGTCCTTCCGGATCGGGGAAGTCTACAGTTTTGAGATTGATACTGGGTCTGGAGTGTCCCAATCAGGGAGAGGTGCTGGTCGACCACAAGAATATCTGTCGGTTGAAGCAAAAGGCGCTTCGAGAAGTACGCAAGAAAATCGGAATGGTATTTCAGGACGGCGCATTGTTTGATTCGCTCACCGTCGGTGAGAATATCGGCTACTACCTGATCGAACACACCAGGCTCCCGTGGGAGGAAATCGAAGAACGAGCCCGCACCATGCTCGGTTTTGTCGGTCTCGATGCCGATGACTTGATCGACAAACTACCCGACCAACTCTCCGGTGGTATGCGCCGTCGTGTAGCTATCGGCCGGGCGCTTCTGTCGACCGATCCGAAGATTATGCTCTACGACGAACCGACCACCGGACTGGACCCCTACGCTACCCGAAACGTTATAAACCTGATCAACAAATTGCATCATGAGCGCTCGATCTCGTCCATCGTGGTGACACATCAGATCGCCGATGCCTTTGCAGTGTCGGATCGCTTCGTGGTTATATCCAAAGGTCGGGTGGCTTTTGACGGGTCGCTGGAGCAGTTGCGAGAGAGTACTGATCAACAAGTGGTCGAATTCCTGGAGCCTTTTCGGTCTTCGATGGAAGGAGTGGTCAAACGGAAATTTGTTGATGGCGCCGTGTGA
- a CDS encoding class I SAM-dependent methyltransferase, with protein sequence MSKDKPWYEREDFWEDTESLIFGEKRLEQASDEMEQVIALMKLDPSMKILDMCCGVGRHTIELARRGFDVTGVDRTQRYIDRAAAQAEKQQLEIRLVCEDMRNFCEPEKFDAAINLFTSFGYFDDPADDKLAALNIYNSLKPGGVLLMEMGGKETLARIFQPRDWYEQEDGTIILEERNTARDWSWMENRWILLKGDKRIEQHFCHRPYSATELKNLLLDCGFSTAQAFGSLEGSPYDHEAKRLAVLARK encoded by the coding sequence ATGAGCAAAGACAAACCCTGGTACGAGCGGGAAGATTTCTGGGAAGACACCGAATCGCTGATATTCGGTGAGAAACGTCTCGAACAAGCATCCGACGAGATGGAACAAGTAATTGCGCTGATGAAACTCGATCCCTCGATGAAAATACTCGATATGTGTTGCGGTGTCGGCAGACACACAATCGAACTGGCCCGTCGCGGCTTTGACGTGACCGGTGTGGATCGGACACAACGGTATATTGATCGAGCTGCCGCGCAGGCGGAGAAACAACAACTCGAAATCAGGCTCGTGTGTGAAGACATGCGCAACTTCTGTGAACCGGAGAAGTTTGACGCGGCTATCAATCTGTTTACATCGTTTGGATACTTCGATGATCCGGCCGACGATAAACTGGCGGCCCTGAATATCTACAACTCTCTGAAACCGGGCGGCGTGCTGCTCATGGAAATGGGCGGCAAAGAAACCCTGGCCCGTATCTTTCAGCCAAGAGACTGGTACGAACAGGAGGATGGAACCATTATCCTCGAAGAGCGCAATACTGCCAGGGACTGGAGTTGGATGGAGAACCGTTGGATTTTACTCAAAGGGGACAAGCGCATAGAGCAACATTTCTGCCACCGTCCATACTCCGCGACTGAGTTGAAGAATCTACTTTTGGATTGCGGTTTTAGTACCGCGCAGGCGTTCGGTAGTTTGGAAGGTTCGCCATACGATCATGAAGCCAAGCGCTTGGCAGTGTTGGCTCGCAAGTAG
- a CDS encoding class I SAM-dependent methyltransferase, which translates to MTENSEKPEWSFDTWAETYDQEIATGNSFDRYADILAAVVEVANIRPGSQVLDIGVGTGNLALLCAELGARVVGLDPYKGMLAKAEIKLAGHSDVRLAWCEDPFLSLPSDDASFDAIVSTFAFHHVLHEEKPAAVQELKRALKPGGVVSIGDLMFENAQAETAGLKEHDWLDETEFFSRIDELSDMFAENGMELICQQFTPVAWVVHATRSKES; encoded by the coding sequence GTGACCGAGAATTCCGAAAAACCTGAGTGGTCGTTTGACACCTGGGCCGAGACCTATGATCAAGAAATAGCAACCGGCAACAGTTTCGACCGTTACGCAGACATTTTGGCCGCTGTGGTCGAGGTTGCCAATATACGACCAGGCTCGCAGGTACTCGACATCGGCGTCGGGACCGGTAACCTGGCCCTCCTATGCGCCGAATTGGGCGCCAGGGTCGTTGGGTTGGACCCATACAAGGGCATGTTGGCCAAAGCGGAAATCAAACTGGCCGGACACTCGGACGTGCGCCTGGCCTGGTGTGAAGACCCCTTCTTGTCTTTGCCCTCCGACGATGCATCTTTCGATGCGATAGTCAGCACCTTCGCTTTTCATCATGTACTGCACGAAGAAAAACCGGCGGCAGTGCAGGAACTCAAAAGAGCGCTCAAACCAGGCGGAGTAGTTTCTATCGGCGATCTCATGTTTGAAAACGCTCAGGCTGAAACCGCCGGGCTGAAGGAGCACGACTGGTTGGATGAGACTGAGTTTTTCTCCCGAATCGACGAGTTGAGCGACATGTTTGCCGAAAACGGAATGGAACTGATTTGTCAGCAGTTCACACCCGTGGCTTGGGTCGTGCACGCCACGAGGTCGAAAGAAAGCTGA
- a CDS encoding ATP-dependent Clp protease ATP-binding subunit, whose translation MNEMFTEQARKAIEFARDEAARLRHDYIGTEHLLLGLIRLGEGTATEIIANLGLELSDLKASIEDVVQPAGGTMTMGQLPLTARAKKTLEVSGQEARALKSKDIDTEHILLALLKDEEGVAAQVLSTYEIDYKEAYEELKNVQNGKPSSFKKKRKKSKTPALDHFGRDLTELARRGKLDPIIGRHEEIERVAQVLSRRKKNNPVLIGEPGVGKTAIVEGLAQRIVENRVPQILENKRVVTLDMASLVAGTKYRGQFEERLKAVMTEIINANDVIIFIDELHTIVGAGGAEGSLDASNIFKPSLSRGELRCIGATTLNEYRKYIEKDGALERRFQTVMVEPPSEEDTIKILSGLRHKYEEHHQLTISDEAIEAAVKLSNRYVSGKFQPDKAIDLIDEAGSRSHLSSYTRPPEFSETENEIVELQQKKEQSVKNQAFETAAQLRDEIKAKKDKLDQMQKDWEAAREEQKIILTDDEVATVLAKMTGIPLFRLEESESKRLLRMEEELGKTIIGQADALATIAKAIRRARAGLADPRRPIGAFMFLGPTGVGKTELARSLAQFLFDDVDSLIRIDMSEYMEKFAVSRLIGAPPGYVGYEEGGQLTEKVRRKPYSVVLLDEIEKAHPDVFNILLQLFDDGSLTDSFGRKVDFKNTVVIMTSNVGTRQLRDGKTVGFDAQQVDATHENMEKKIKEELKKMFNPELLNRIDETLIFHSLDRDHIKEIIHILVADIATRMAEKGISFRLTPEACEFLADKGFDPAFGARPLKRALQKYLEDPMAEEILRGQYAGDCNLIVGATEEQLTFTFDKSSSSKKDTPTEITNSN comes from the coding sequence ATGAATGAGATGTTCACAGAGCAAGCGCGCAAGGCGATTGAATTCGCTCGCGACGAAGCAGCCCGCTTGCGACATGATTATATTGGAACCGAGCATCTCCTGCTGGGGCTTATACGCCTGGGTGAAGGGACAGCCACGGAAATCATCGCCAACCTCGGCCTGGAACTGAGCGACCTGAAAGCCTCGATTGAGGATGTGGTTCAGCCGGCCGGTGGCACCATGACAATGGGCCAGCTTCCTCTAACAGCACGGGCCAAAAAGACGCTGGAAGTTTCCGGCCAGGAAGCGCGGGCGCTGAAGTCCAAGGATATCGACACCGAACACATTCTGCTGGCCCTCCTTAAGGACGAGGAAGGGGTGGCCGCCCAAGTGCTTTCCACCTATGAGATCGACTACAAAGAAGCCTACGAAGAACTCAAGAATGTCCAGAACGGCAAGCCTTCGTCGTTCAAGAAGAAGCGTAAGAAATCGAAAACTCCCGCCCTGGATCATTTCGGCCGTGACCTCACCGAACTGGCCCGCCGCGGCAAACTGGATCCTATTATCGGTCGCCATGAGGAGATCGAACGAGTGGCGCAGGTACTCTCCCGCCGCAAGAAGAACAACCCGGTGCTGATTGGTGAACCGGGCGTCGGCAAGACAGCCATTGTAGAGGGGCTGGCCCAGCGCATCGTGGAGAACCGTGTCCCGCAAATTCTTGAAAACAAACGAGTGGTAACTCTGGATATGGCCTCATTGGTCGCGGGAACCAAGTACCGTGGTCAGTTTGAAGAGCGTCTCAAAGCGGTCATGACCGAGATTATCAACGCCAACGATGTTATCATTTTTATCGATGAGCTGCATACAATCGTCGGCGCCGGTGGCGCCGAAGGATCGCTGGATGCCTCGAACATTTTCAAGCCGTCATTGTCGCGAGGCGAACTCCGCTGTATCGGCGCCACGACCCTGAACGAGTATCGCAAGTATATCGAGAAGGACGGCGCACTGGAACGCCGTTTCCAAACGGTGATGGTTGAGCCGCCGAGCGAAGAAGATACTATCAAGATTCTCTCAGGCCTCCGTCATAAGTATGAAGAGCATCATCAATTGACCATTTCCGATGAAGCCATTGAGGCGGCGGTCAAGCTGTCGAACCGCTATGTGTCCGGCAAATTCCAACCGGACAAGGCTATCGACCTGATCGATGAAGCCGGTTCGCGTTCGCATCTGTCAAGCTACACACGACCACCGGAATTCTCAGAGACCGAAAATGAGATTGTCGAACTGCAACAGAAGAAAGAGCAGTCGGTCAAGAACCAGGCCTTTGAAACCGCCGCCCAACTACGCGACGAGATCAAGGCCAAAAAGGACAAGCTCGATCAGATGCAGAAAGACTGGGAAGCCGCCCGCGAAGAACAGAAAATCATTCTTACCGATGATGAGGTGGCAACAGTGCTGGCCAAGATGACCGGCATCCCGCTGTTCCGCCTGGAGGAAAGCGAGTCTAAACGACTACTTAGAATGGAAGAAGAACTTGGCAAGACCATCATCGGACAGGCCGATGCGCTAGCCACTATTGCCAAGGCGATCCGCCGTGCCCGCGCGGGGCTGGCCGATCCGCGGCGACCCATTGGCGCCTTCATGTTCCTGGGACCTACCGGTGTAGGCAAAACCGAACTGGCCCGATCACTGGCGCAGTTCTTGTTCGATGATGTCGACTCGCTGATTCGTATCGACATGTCTGAGTACATGGAGAAGTTTGCCGTGTCGCGTTTGATCGGTGCTCCTCCCGGCTATGTCGGCTACGAAGAAGGCGGCCAGTTGACCGAGAAGGTCCGTCGCAAACCGTACTCGGTCGTGCTCCTGGACGAAATCGAAAAGGCCCATCCCGATGTTTTCAATATTCTCCTGCAGTTGTTCGACGATGGATCGCTGACCGACTCGTTCGGTCGCAAGGTCGATTTCAAAAACACCGTGGTCATCATGACCTCGAACGTGGGTACCCGGCAGCTTCGTGACGGCAAGACGGTCGGGTTTGATGCTCAGCAGGTTGACGCAACTCACGAGAACATGGAAAAGAAAATCAAGGAAGAACTGAAGAAGATGTTCAATCCGGAACTACTCAACCGGATTGATGAAACGCTCATCTTCCACTCGCTCGATCGTGATCATATCAAGGAGATCATTCACATCCTGGTGGCCGATATTGCCACACGGATGGCTGAAAAAGGAATCAGCTTCCGATTGACGCCCGAGGCTTGCGAATTCCTGGCCGATAAGGGTTTCGATCCGGCCTTCGGCGCCCGACCTTTGAAGCGGGCGTTGCAGAAGTATCTGGAAGATCCAATGGCCGAGGAGATTCTCAGAGGTCAGTATGCCGGCGACTGTAACCTGATTGTGGGCGCAACCGAGGAGCAACTCACCTTCACCTTTGACAAGTCGTCATCGTCAAAGAAAGACACGCCGACGGAGATCACCAACTCGAATTGA
- a CDS encoding MlaD family protein has translation MKRSSSTKWGSLKVGAVLVVAIAAALWASLTGGGTSIFDPKSDFLCYFANVNGLVKGSPVWMSGVEIGNVRRVTFVNIDSLRQVEVTCKVKSSVWDMITDNARVQLGSIGFLGDKYLELDPGRPGGVPIENGAIVPTRDAGSAQAMFLEGERALSEAGDMVSNLDDVLARMNRGDGTLGKLSTDDKLYTDMTALLARLTKLTAALQKNQERIVSSIEQTSNAVTGLADRVDSNSGTLGRLMNDPALYDNLATTSARLDSVIHKINTAEGSLGLLVADTALYIEAVNMMARINNLVTDIEANPKKYFKFSVF, from the coding sequence ATGAAGCGATCGTCGTCGACCAAGTGGGGCAGTCTGAAAGTGGGAGCGGTATTGGTAGTGGCGATTGCAGCCGCCTTGTGGGCATCGCTCACCGGTGGCGGGACTTCGATTTTTGATCCCAAGAGCGATTTCTTGTGCTACTTCGCCAATGTCAATGGATTGGTCAAGGGCTCGCCGGTCTGGATGTCGGGCGTGGAAATCGGTAATGTGCGTCGGGTTACCTTTGTCAATATCGATTCACTCAGACAGGTCGAAGTGACGTGCAAAGTGAAAAGCTCGGTGTGGGACATGATAACCGATAACGCGCGCGTGCAACTTGGCTCCATTGGTTTTCTCGGTGACAAGTATCTCGAACTTGATCCCGGCCGACCCGGCGGAGTACCGATTGAGAACGGCGCCATTGTGCCTACCCGAGATGCCGGCAGCGCTCAAGCGATGTTTCTCGAAGGCGAACGTGCGCTCAGCGAAGCAGGCGATATGGTCAGCAATCTCGATGATGTCCTCGCCCGTATGAACCGTGGCGATGGCACGCTCGGTAAGTTGTCCACCGACGACAAACTCTACACCGATATGACCGCGTTGCTGGCGCGCCTGACAAAACTGACGGCCGCGCTGCAGAAAAACCAGGAGCGCATTGTCTCGTCGATTGAGCAAACCTCGAATGCCGTCACCGGATTGGCCGACCGGGTCGACTCCAACAGCGGCACACTGGGGCGTCTAATGAACGATCCGGCCCTGTACGACAATCTGGCTACAACTTCGGCCCGACTGGACTCGGTCATCCACAAGATCAACACTGCCGAAGGATCGCTCGGTCTGTTGGTCGCCGATACTGCGCTCTACATCGAAGCGGTCAACATGATGGCTCGCATCAACAACCTTGTTACCGACATTGAGGCCAACCCCAAGAAGTATTTCAAGTTTAGTGTGTTTTAG